TTTTGCAGCAAACTCATCATATTATCGCTTCTTAAATTCATGACCAATCAAATTGAAACCAATGTACATTTTGCGCTCATTTCGTTGACCTTTTAAGAAGTTTTCCTCAGCAGCAGGTGCTTTAGTCACACATTTGCATACTTCTCGGGATAAATATTTACGTGGcgcgatataaaaaaaattgtagaataTCTGCTTTTTGGCGTCATTGCGTAACATTTTACATATTTGTACTTTTGAAAGTACAAAATAGACAACCTAGACACGACTTGTTGATGGATAATTGTAGAGATAGATGCCTTATTCTATATCGCTTTACTATagaaagtcaagtcaaaattatttattactaatacaccgggaaggcacttttgaacgccaaagcaaatattacaatgtaaagaaaacaaaatgtctgtctgtcggtcagtcctctagttgctctatttgctcgttccaaagtgtagattcgtatggagaagaacgagcaagaaactccataggtcttTTACagtcaggttcacaatacaatagttGGCTAAAAGCAATCATTTCACATATTTCTTCTAAGGATCCTTTCCATCATTCAACtctaatatattgttttttatctataagtagtgttttatcacatcaaaacataacataacataaattatcatttaatttgattggaTCGCCAAGTAAAGGACATCGCAAGTCTTTGCCCGTTTTaggcattttttaataaaatttacttaactttggcactattttacaactatatattaaagttttataagaaaatactgAATTTGCATACGAGATAACACTTAGTAgaagttaaaaacaataaatttgtaAGCAAAACATATAAGCACAACTCTTTTTTGTGGGTAgtcttataagtaaaaatatgaattttctaGAAACTATTTCCTCGATGCGCCACCTGAAGATAATGTCGTAGAGCTTTGATTTTTTGCATAAACAAAGCTTTTACATATGGTCACCAATTAATAATACAGGACAAATGAATggacaaaaaaaattttttttggtatGTTTCACTCCACCCTAGTGTACATCGTATAGCGGccttacgtaccgtaatgtgcacctctgcctatcctttcggaaataaaaggcgtgacgttgtgtaaaAGATTTATTGattgtatataaattaaagaAGCTAGAATCGTTACaaactcacgtaaatgtttacATCGAACATCAAATTAATCTAATGCtgctttgtttttttaatgtaatatatgaGTACTTACGTACTCTTTAAATACCTATACACCGTCGTTTTCTGAGATTAAAGTCTCGTTCAGCAAAACATTCGAGTCGAAGCAACGAAACATAAATCCTTTTATGATTCGGTATAAAGTAGGGCTTACTTTCGTATAATTTTAGACTCCCGTTTTCGCTTTCAAAACttattacaaacacacaaaactCCGCTGAAGTTGTAATCACTGGAAACACGAACATgggaattataaaatattatcaaataaattgaTCTGTCTTGTGGTTTTGCCCGTGTACTTTgatataagatttatttttctcgcgttataataaattaaatataggtaattattatcattgaaGGCAATTTGGATCCGAGTTTAAACATAGATCAATCGAATCGTAAATACAATATGTTCACATAAACATACATgttacgtcacgccttttatctagaggtgcacattacggcacgtaatgccgagCTACACcacttgtattataagtcccatgtaatagagggtgagcctattgccatatactggacacaatttcagactctgtggtactactaagaaattttcgaaaaagcaaAACGGACTtttcccttgtccggcagtcgcacttgcggccactAGACACATACAAacactggaccaacgaggcagtcacataCAAATACCATACCTATAATATTGAATGTTACAGATTctcagtaaataaaacattgcttAATCATGTTCACGACCCACGTTAATACAATTCACAACATGACCGCAAGTCCATTTTCAACTGTTCAGTTGTTCATGTTGGTTTTTGGTTCGAACCAATAAATCTAAGAGTTACAAAGGGATTTATACAAAAGCATACACTGTACACGTGCAACATTTTAGCAACCGACGATTGTTGTGCAACGGTCCGGTGGAGATTACTACGAGTATCAATCATTGTTAAGCATGTTGTTTTAGCTttgtacctatttgtttatGGACTGGTTATGTGAATGGCGTTCTTTTCGTAATGatatacatagtatataatgagtagatgactgcctcgttggtcgagtggttgcaagtgcgactgccaggtaaggggtctcgggttctattccccggtcgggcgaagtattattaggctgttttttattttttcgaaaaattttcaatggtagcacgaagtctggaaatctacccggtatatggcaatatgctcacccctatcacatgggacttgtaagttgtaacacagatggtgaaaagtgagtgtacattgtgtagcagcattacgtgccgtaatgtgcacttctgcctaccccttcggagataaaaggcgtcacgtatgtttttttaatagtagtaaataatagtaaatagtacatagtacataattatagtacATAGTGTACATAGTATATAATGAGTAGATAATATTCTATATAGTGCCTGTACTTTCATTAGCCTTGCTTATTTTATACCGAAATATGGTTTAATACTACACAGTTAAAGGAGCGACTCAGGTACAGAACACGCGGCGTTCGTCTATTCCCGAATCGTCCATAATTTTGAATGTCTCTATTTTGATATTCTGCACACGTAACTAGTGAGAAATATTGCAGGTGCATCTTGGCTTCGAGAATACGTGTTCATAGAGGTAGGTAGATATGTCGTATTAATAGTTTGTATAGACTTCAattggtattaatttattttatatcagcATCATTGAAAGTAGgctcattattaaattattattatttcatcaaaTATTGATTTCCaaaacataagatttaatgttcaaatagaatataatgttcaaataatgacaaatttaaTGCTGGGATTCAACGGTGAAGTTAAAGTGTGATGTGTCCTTTTAATCTGTTAAAAATCTTACCAGCCAGACAGAAGACTAGGCATTTTCACATACATTTTCCAACAATGGTAATACTCGTAAAAACGACACACATACAAAGGGAGTTTGAGATGCATTACGTTCTTGAGAGTCTAGCTTGTTTCTTAAGAACATACGTACCTACTATGTATACATACAAACTAGACttgtacctattataaaattttTTGGACGATGCCAAGTTTGTGTGctccataaaaacaataatctagTAAACCTTTTGTCTGTatggaaataataaatgatataactAACTCTGAtacatacctataaaaataaaatgtaatgaatttGTAAACGTAGTAAacttatacctaatgcgctctaacaaggtgctctaacaaatatttattttgacaagtatatacacgtagttagactgcacaactaaataacacacacatttaataaaaaaattcaagagaattaaatgtatgctgcgagtatcgatagcgataaaaaaagatttttctaatgtccatccctaaagagagacgtcaacgtcatactggcatctgtcagccgcaccttgttagagcgcattaggtatagtagTATTATGTCGGTATCTAAACCTTGAAGTATGATTACATTATTCACAAAGTTACCCgaaaaaaatgaataatttatttctcaattttgctATCTACCTTTAGTGCATTCGTAAAAATAATTACGATACGAAAAACTTTAGAGTGATCACAACAAAACGTACTTATTCGTGTATTCATTAACCCTTTGACTACCGACAGAAAACTGTCGCTAAAACCATGGGTCACTTTTGCCGTCTATGCCGTTTAACGGATTAACTATTAAAGGAAAACCTATAGCACCTAAATCCTATAACCTGAATATTAAAGACATATTAGGATACTTAGTTATACGTCACCTGCGGTAAAATCTCTAATATGTGGCATTCCATGCTTCCCAGTGAGTCGCCGTACATTGTCGCCACCACTGTTCGCATCGTATTCGTTGATGTGAGCCCCGTGCCTGCGAGCCATCTTGTCAATCGCACGCTCGATGACCCTgcaaaatgatttaatttcaaatgttgtttgttgtttatcAACTAGAAAAAATACGTGCTCTATATTGAGAGTTCTAAAcgtaaatattgtttgtttttcatcATCTTGTGtacgtaaaataaaatctacacataaaacaaatatctgaCTCTTCTTTTTGCTAGGTCATCTGAAAAGAGTGATCTCCTTTCATACTACCTAAATTGGTTATAAATGACCTACTAGTTTAGTTGGCAAGAATAATGATCCGATAAACCTAGGAGAAAGTATTTGTGATCCCAGTAAAATGGTACCTAAATGACAAAACCTCTAGGTTTATAGATCCGTCGTAAAAAGATATCGTAAGGCCTAACCCTAGCTAATCTAGGCTAAAGCTACATGACTTTTCGTTATTACAAGAAAAGGAACAAAATTGAAGCAAAACTTAGATAAAATCTGTatcatattgaaaaaatacgtaatcattaaatcatTCAAATTACTTGTAAGTATAGTCATCATCACCATATCAACCACAAAACGTCTGCTGAACCTACGTTCAGCAAGGCCTACGCCTTCAATGATTTTCGGATAGGAAGGTTGGAAGCGgtcctaataataaaaaataaacagtttacgctactcacAGTATGCCGTCGTCTTCTCTCATGTCTTTTGAAGAGAAGTAGACGAAGGTACCGTTTCCAGGCCAGTCAGGGATGGGCTGCGGCTCAAAATTAGCCACGGTACCGTACTCTTCAGCCAACCTGGCCAATATGTACCTCGCCATCCATAGATCATCGGCTGACTTGATACCGGGACTCGGACCAACCTATAAatcacaattaaataaatatttcatagaaaCCAATGCATCTAACGCCTTAAACCCatcattcatacatacatacgctACACACAAGCCAAGCTTTGCAAATGTATTACCAAAAAAAGGAATTCCTTGTCATTTGGAATTTTTATCACGTTTTCCATGTACGCTCAATATTCGAGTTCCCTTAATTCGCCTTCGAATTTTGCAATGCAATGTTATTAAACGCAAATGGAAGACTTCTAATTTGAATGTGAGTGTAATATGACAATAAAGAAACATGTAGGTTAACTCAGGGAGTGTCAactcacacaataaaataaaaaacattttaaaccaaAGGTAACAGTTTAGTTAGTAAATCCATTGTACAAATAAACAACCGACAATTCTATTATTGTGATAGCGTAATATCTTGTACAAACTGGGCGCACGTGACGTAAGCGAAACAAAGAGGTTTGAACAGCAAGCGCAATCCCAGTTTTGATATATTGATGTACTTATAGCTGTCCTGGGAGTTTGTTTAGCGAACAAGTTCAGTTATGTCCGCGACGACGTGTAAATCAGATGCGGAAAACAAAGAATGATTTGTAAAATGGGCACACAAACACGATAACCAGAAAACAGCGTTTcttatttacaaagaattttgtttttatgcttGCAATCTCAAAAGCTATTTATCTAAACAAAGAAAACAAGTTCATTTACACGAGGTTCATCTCTAAAATTAGAATGCTTTACAGAATGACCTTTACCAAAGTAcatttttgtttctttcattCAACTTTCAGGTAACATAACTTACAAAGGACACCAAACAAAgacaaatacaaattaaaaacacgAGTTTACATTTGATgttcaaaaagtttattttaaaaatctcgtaatcataaaaataaatacaattgacaTTTTGCTGAGGTTTACcaaaaaaacaaatcacaacAGGTGGTCAACCTTTCAGAATGACGTCATCGTACCGAATTCAatgattgaaatattggaaaatattgtgaaattgaaaTGTAAGCTCGTTTGTTTTCTTCGTGCAAAATTCGCTATTCTGATTGTGATGGATTAATCTAAACTTACCTAGTGATAGGTGAGACACATTTGAACCTTTCTTGATGCGACCAAAACCGAAAGCAAAGGCGTCTTTAAATAGAACTAAAGTAACATTACCActgtagttttacctggaaattCCACTGGGACGGCGTTGATCCTGGATATATACCGTTAATCTGTACACCAGCATAAAGACAGCAtctaaaaagaagaaaaagaattaTTACCAGTATCTTTAGAACTACAGCTGAAGCATAAAAGACATTCAGCTCTTTTACTAGACTAGGATCTTATGGAGGTATCTCTTTAGCCTGCAAATAGATTTTTCTGCGGTGTCTATGCCAATACATAAAATAGAAGCTAAGGAATCTTCTTACGGAAAATCTTGAGTCACTGTACTCACAATCCCATTTTCTCATAGAATACTGTCGCTACGTCCAATAACATACATAAGCTAAAGATGCTGATTTTAtcagattttttcctgaatggtaacctaatattataaaatgaaagctTATATCAGTGGTGGAAATTATTGGTTTCCAAATCGGCTTTCAGATAAGAGCTAAGTCTGTTGACTGCTTAACCAGACTAATACCCACAGTTAAGCCAggacaacaaaacaaaaatactttttcaaacTAGATGGCCACAACGTTGAGGGCTCTCTAGAGTTCAAGCCTCGGCTCAGCGGATCATTGAGGGGGAGCAGAAAATAAAGATAGGCTGAGTCGGATTATTAAATAGTAACTAATGTAACAAATCAATTGAGTACCTATAAAAAGCCTCCATGAGATCTCTAGCTACGATTTTGTTGGCTCCTGTAGCGCAGTAGTAGGGTCCTGGAGGGGCGGGGAAGCCACCAGGGGGCCAGCCCAGTGGCCTGCCATCTGTGGCCGTGAGAAAGAACTCCTGGTTGAAGCCAAACCAAGGCTCTTCAACTTCACCCTTTTCGCACAAAATCAAGCAAGCTTTCCTGTAGTTTGTGCCTGTAGAAAAGTTTGTTGTTACTACACGATCTCGGAAAATAAACGTGTTGCTTCGTACAAGTTTCAAGAGCTTCAAATTGCCTGCATTTTCTTCGTATTCGCACGTAAATAGTAACCTTAATAGTcggtatataatatacattaaattTACTAGAAGTGTGTATCAAAATAGCACTACCGTTGCCGCAGGtaaaatttatttgtaacatCTTTTGTAgacgaatttatttttaattagatacaAAAATACTGCAAATGTTATCTGTTGATATTATTCTTTTCCAGTCAAAATAAACTGAGCAAGCAAAAAATTCTCAACAACTctcagtaaaaataaaatatacattgcaAAGTTCATTAAAATATGGTTCGAGTAAATAGGGGCAGCTAACGAGAATCAAGTGCGATAAATGTGAGAAACCCGTGCTCGCCAGTGCATTGGCTTTCCGGTCACGAGTCCAGACTGCCACTGAGAAATTTCATTAGCTCGACAGTGTATCGGCTGACTAATAACTACGATTTCTAGAAACTTATCGAGTATCAGCACATACTTATCTGGCAAGATTAAATCGTAGTTTCTTTTGACTTTTACTACAATACTCTGTAAAATTATTACGTAGACTTGTGTGTGACTTTGTGGTTTTGTAATTGACTCgttatatcaaattaattaacggcgcattccaataaactacggatcgttaaatttgcttacgagccgtagaattttgacataagctccatacaaaatgtgtcaaaattctacggctcgtaagcaaatataacgatccgtagtttattggaatgcgccatAAATTAATTTGCTCACTGGTTGTTTTCAACATCACACATGTTTTTTGTTAAGGTATTATCCTTTAtgacttattaaaatttattgttacGTGGAACTCTGTTATTGGCTTAAGAAATTACTGTCACCATCAATAGTAAGattcctaataaataaatatttaccgccgtactcagaatcatttaatggttacttaacccagtccttagcaattgttttcgttacaaaggaaaagtttaagtaatcattaaatgactctgagtacggcatttAGAGAATCTTTTAAACGTACCTGCCCACGCTAAGTCGAACTTTACAAAACAATTCGATTGAAAAGCAAAATAATTCATTACCAAACCTCATTAACTGGTTATAAGAGTAAAAGTTTACGCAGCCAACAAACAAATATTCAGATTTAATCCAAATTGTATAACAGGGAATCAAAATTGAGTTTCACTTTGTACTTTGATTTGGACGGATAAATTCTTTGTTTTTGCCTAATAAGATTTGACAAATAATGGCGACAATTTTCAAGAACCATTACGATTAATTAAGCTCGTGTTACGTAGAAGATAAGTCGTTACTGTTAGAACTGTTTCGTGTTTTAGATTCCCTGTAGACTAATTCGTTTGGTTGACGATCAAACTCTACGGATGCGCGTAATTGGTTCTTTAAGTTGTggataaaaatagattttaaattgaaaaaagtaGGCTTGTCTTTTTTTGCTGAAGACAATTTTAGGTGGTGGTCTTTCCacaagataataataaacagaTCTAATTACTGCATAGTAGTATTCTCAATGTATAACAATAGTCTCACTTCGATTGTTGAATAGCATAACTCGGTaacaataatgaaaatataagtttttaaactgatatggtcactactaacactattattagaacttgagacgggatatttaccatcttTCATTGATTTTGATCACGTTTGATcacatggcgcttgcaacagtgccgagaTATCCgaaactcatcgaaataaataaacatggtaaatatcttgtctcaagttctaataatcaagaaaataattattaaacattatcAAATTAGGCACGTGCTGCTTACTCCTACGaaagatatataatatatactcaTTGTAATTAACACTATATTGAGCAATTTATAAGTACAGACTGAAATATATCACGAGAAGGCATTAACTTATAGTGTTAgtgtaataaaaatcatttgtCAGAATTTTCACGTTAAATTGAACAATGATTACAGTAATATCaggtaacatttattttaaatcatagaTATAGAGTTGACAGGACAACAGTATAAATTGACCATAAAATGTATGATATATATTAAGTTTTGGTGAATTAATTATTGTCATGCAAACCAAATGTTCATTTCAAATTGGTAACGTAGTTAATATTCGCTCTGAATACTAAACAGTgttcacaatattattttaacctaatagaaaattaattattatgattttcttttttatggaataagccggtaaacgaacagacggatcacctgatggtaaataatcGCCATATGGAcagttgaaacaccagaggcgttacgagtgcggtGCCggggccttttgggggttagaaatttaagggttgttgggaaatcgggaattgggaagattgggaagggggtaattaggcatccgataactcacacaacgcaagcgttgtttcacgtcaattttctgtgaggccgtggtatctccagtcgagccggcccattcgtgtcgaagcatggctctcccacactaaagtGTCATTTTGACATTCTTGCAATATTCTAAAAGGACTCCCTTCACTCGCAATATATCCACAAATCCTGTTACTATGTTGCAGAGCTATAAATCAATCGACCGACATAAAATCACGTGAACCACGACGCTCGTGGGGCAATCGAGTTATCAAACATGTAATTTAAGTGGATTCCAGAGATATACTTctatctctggaactactggttcgatttgaatagttatttttatgttggatagccCATAAATCAAGGAATATACGGCATAGGCTacaaaatatcacgctacgatcaatcgAAGCTAAGCAGAGGTTGAAACAGCGCTTGAAAGTAGTTAATGCCGATAAATTGTTCCCGCAATGCGTTTAATAGTCAACTTTACTTACTCTAAAACGATTCTCAGCTTGTGTTGATTTCTTAGAAATTCTTAATTCGAAGAAGAAGttcttagaaaataaatacatttctttcttttcacTTAGCGTTTGTAGTTTcacttatttcttttaatttaatatactatGATGTGTTCTATGTTATAAGTATAAGCTTATTTTGACTCTTGTTTCATAGAagcaaaaaaacatttaaaagacatttaaaaCTCCCACACTGCGGGTAATTTACTGAACAAAGAAATGTTTTCACAACTAGAATGAgatataaattcaaaataaattggtCTGAATGTTATTTTgcatacacatttttttagtcGATTTTCTTTGTGTTGTCCACAACTCTTTCGGTGTATACGACCTCTGTTATTTTAGTTAGATTAAAGCAAACTTATTTACGAACGaacaaagaatataaatatattgcagcgaataataagattatttatCAGGTTATCTTTATTCAAATCGGTCAATGAtcttatttaagtctttgaatgccaatagaaaactgttgaaaactGTTgtttgaaggcaaatcctccgctaacgtcggtcaccggtgaccactatGGCGTTCCATGTATTAATGGTGTTTTCAAATTAGGTCAGTAACTACAATTTTTAAGGGAGggtctttgttcaacagtggacacCCTCCAGATTTGATGGCGATGATGATAAGTTAGAGTTCTTGGAGGTTCAACTTTACACCATTTATTGTTTTCCTGTCTTTATATTTCTCTTCTACTCATTGCCTCAACCAATAGAGACACATAGTGGCTTATAGAGAACAAATGACGACTGTTACACATAAACTATTGAGTCAATTCTAGATCAGGAAATTTAGTATCAAACTTATCAGGAAAAGCCTGTAGATTCGTGGAGTAGTCACAAGTGCTACTGTTGAGAAAGAAGCCGTGAGTACGATTCTcggaacaatttattatttggaAACCATCTAgatgtttgaaaatttctcagtaacagAATGTTAAAAGCTAAACGTTTTAGGTTtcaattaacattatttattgaaaacttaACGTTAGATCCAtccatatcgtcacgcctttaatccccgaaggggtaggcagaggtgcacattatggcacgtaatgtcactgtgtacagtgtacactgtacacccacttttcacaatttatgttgcaaGTCCCATGTATTTCTCTATAGGTgtcgagcctattgccatataccgggcacatttccagacttcgtgctactactgagaaattttcgaaaaaccgaaaaaagcccagcaatacttcgcccgacccgggaatcgaacccgagaccccttgcccggcagttgcaaccactcggccaacaaggcaGCATTAACCTTAGATCTATcatggtttttttttctgtaaaactAAACAATGTCTATCTTTCAGTTAAATTTTCAATTCGATTTTCGTTCGTCACGCTTTGATGTGGTCACACCCGGAACCACAAATTGAGGACCACACTAATAGTGTTCCGTGCGGGATCGGACAATTTGAACCACTACTACGGCAATCATGCTGTTGTTAGAATATACGCATTATTTTTCTCTAAAATATCGTATCGctgtaaaatacttttatagcatacattttcattcacttcaccatttgtgttataaacacattatgccactgtacaatgtacccaTGTACCCACATAGGAAAAGagatttcgaaaaaaccgcaaaaaaacgatttttgggcccatTTGTGTTAGTGtcaagtctcatgtaataggtgacCACACGCAacggtgagcatattgccatatactgggcataattccagactccgtgctacgactgagaaattttcgaaaaaccgaaagaagcccagtaatgttttgcccaacccgggaatagacccagcagtcgcacttgcgaccactcggccaacgaggcagtctctaaAATATCTattcaacaaataaatgaaagaaactAACTTGTCGGTTGATAATTAAACGAATACGTATCCGACAGCACCAATATATTGCTTCCCCTCCTAAAAGGGTCGTGGTAGATTACTTGGGGAAATATATACGTG
This Spodoptera frugiperda isolate SF20-4 chromosome 20, AGI-APGP_CSIRO_Sfru_2.0, whole genome shotgun sequence DNA region includes the following protein-coding sequences:
- the LOC118262062 gene encoding glutamine synthetase 2 cytoplasmic → MNTTPILLNKAAMRKYEDLEIPCEAVLASYVWIDGTGINLRAKDRTFDFVPKIVKDLPIWYFDGGNTDQAKDDNADTYIFPQVIYHDPFRRGSNILVLSDTYSFNYQPTSTNYRKACLILCEKGEVEEPWFGFNQEFFLTATDGRPLGWPPGGFPAPPGPYYCATGANKIVARDLMEAFYRCCLYAGVQINGIYPGSTPSQWNFQVGPSPGIKSADDLWMARYILARLAEEYGTVANFEPQPIPDWPGNGTFVYFSSKDMREDDGILVIERAIDKMARRHGAHINEYDANSGGDNVRRLTGKHGMPHIRDFTAGVANRSCSVRIPRHVSEDKKGYFEDRRPAANADPYRVITILLKTCIFDE